In Paenibacillus xylanilyticus, the genomic window AGCGCTTAGCCGTTTGCTTGATATGGAATCTCCAGAACTGGCAATCGTATTCGGTCGTACAAAACGTCGTGTTGACGAATTGGCTGAAGCTCTGCAAAAACGTGGATATTCTGCTGACGGTCTCCATGGTGATCTGTCCCAGAACCAACGTGATACGGTAATGCGTAAATTCCGTGATGGAAGCATTGATGTACTTGTAGCAACAGACGTGGCTGCACGTGGTCTCGACGTATCCGGCGTAACACACGTTGTGAACTTTGACCTTCCGCAAGATCCGGAAAGCTACGTTCACCGTATCGGCCGTACAGGTCGTGCTGGTAAAGAGGGTGCTGCATGGTCTTTCGTTACACCGCGTGAGATCGACCACCTGCACTTTATTGAGCGTGTAACTCGTCACCGTATCCCTCGTAAGCCTCTGCCAACCCTGGCTGAAGCAGTAGAAGGAAAACAACGTTTGACAGCTGAGCGCTTGCTCGAAATCGTACAAACTGGCGAACTGAATGAATACAAAGGTATCGCTATCCAATTGCTTGAGCAGTATGATTCTGTTCAACTGTTGTCAGCTTCCCTGAAGCTCCTGACAGGCGACAAAAAAGACGCTCAAGTTGATCTGACTCCAGAAGATCCGATCCGTGCAAAACGTCGTAAACCGGATGTTCGCTCTGGCGGACGTAAGCCATCCGGCTACAGCGGCAACCGCAGCGGTGGCGGCTACAACCGTGATCGTAACAGCAGTGGTGGCGGACGCGGCGGATATAACCGCGATCGCAACAGCAGTGGCGGTGGAAGCAGAGAAGGTGGTTACAACCGTGACCGCAAACCACGTCCAAG contains:
- a CDS encoding DEAD/DEAH box helicase translates to MTNFSDFNLEPLVLQAITELGFEEATPIQSKSIPIALEGKDLIGQAQTGTGKTAAFGIPLISKISKSDEKIRALIMAPTRELAIQVAEEIEKLTRFKGLRSLPIYGGQDIVRQIRALKRKPQIIIGTPGRLLDHINRKTIKLEDVQTVVLDEADEMLDMGFMEDIQSILKQVPADRQTMLFSATMPPNIQKLAQQFLTNPEHVSVIPKQVSAPLIDQAYIEVPERQKFEALSRLLDMESPELAIVFGRTKRRVDELAEALQKRGYSADGLHGDLSQNQRDTVMRKFRDGSIDVLVATDVAARGLDVSGVTHVVNFDLPQDPESYVHRIGRTGRAGKEGAAWSFVTPREIDHLHFIERVTRHRIPRKPLPTLAEAVEGKQRLTAERLLEIVQTGELNEYKGIAIQLLEQYDSVQLLSASLKLLTGDKKDAQVDLTPEDPIRAKRRKPDVRSGGRKPSGYSGNRSGGGYNRDRNSSGGGRGGYNRDRNSSGGGSREGGYNRDRKPRPSNNEGRRPAKDSSFE